In Salarias fasciatus chromosome 2, fSalaFa1.1, whole genome shotgun sequence, one genomic interval encodes:
- the LOC115396786 gene encoding synaptonemal complex protein 1-like, which translates to MEKPENNYTSGQVYSKLFDEVEKMKCWKVKVDSDIIQKDRRLQDHTKTIESQRKAIRELQFDNERLSTKLLEQFSENEDLRNKNNTTSTLCSILNETVQRSTEKMHLLESEREETHQLFVENTDSIKKLIEAFDSLRVKAEDNQQQMHRVKEELLLHEDLKEKYQQEHKMNEEEIAVLQAKLKDKENQLQTTIGDLHETEKRRQQLEESTREANEQAMKKDVLISSLKDELFENLQEEVKEKEKSIKAVETEVTEKSEKSEVLINSLYEESQNLQRLKDDELQRLRQDLEAKSAVSAELEKEVRELKVSAAQAIKEKEDAGLKCQHKIADVLALMDKHQGQCDRMVKEKDAELEANKKSLAYRVKTPPSAEKPALWGNGSTCLEAQTDSWDGIDLLSPAANESPRNSLKLAAIRRMRAAGWTAVIGSDRKKKRTSEKIFQ; encoded by the exons ATGGAAAAACCAGAG AATAACTACACTTCAGGTCAAGTTTATTCCAAGCTGTTTGATGAGGTGGAGAAGATGAAGTGTTGGAAGGTCAAAGTTGACTCTGACATTATACAAAAGGACAGGAGGCTGCAAGATCACACCAAAACCATTGAAAGCCAGCGCAAAGCCATCCGAGAGTTACAG TTCGATAATGAACGTCTGAGCACAAAGCTTCTGGAACAGTTCAGTGAAAATGAGGATTTAAGGAACAA aaacaacacaacaagcaCATTGTGTAGCATCCTTAACGAAACAGTTCAACGCTCGACTGAGAAAATGCATTTAC TTGAAtctgaaagagaagaaactCATCAACTCTTTGTGGAAAACACTGACAGTATTAAA aaACTAATTGAAGCATTTGACAGCCTTCGTGTTAAAGCTGAAGACAATCAACAACAGATGCACAgag tCAAAGAGGAGTTACTGCTGCAtgaagatttaaaagaaaaatatcagcaAGAGCATAAGATGAATGAAGAAGAG ATTGCAGTCCTCCAGGCAAAACTTAAGGACAAAGAAAACCAACTACAAACAACCATCGGTGACCTCCATGAAACCGAGAAGCGACGCCAACAGCTGGAAGAGTCGACAC GAGAGGCCAATGAACAGGCGATGAAGAAAGATGTGCTGATCAGTAGCCTGAAGGATGAGCTG TTTGAGAATCTGCAGGAGGaagtcaaagaaaaagaaaagagcatcaAAGCCGTGGAAACAGAGGTGACTGAGAAAAGTGAGAAATCTGAAGTGCTG ATTAACAGTCTTTACGAAGAGTCCCAGAATTTACAAAGGCTTAAAGATGATGAGCTTCAGAGGTTACGACAGGATCTTGAAGCAAAATCAGCcgtttctgcagagcttgagaAAGAG GTGCGAGAGCTGAAGGTATCAGCAGCGCAGGCAATTAAAGAGAAGGAAGACGCAGGGCTCAAATGTCAGCACAAAATAGCAGATGTGTTGGCTCTGATGGACAAACACCAG GGCCAGTGTGACCGCATGGTGAAGGAAAAGGATGCAGAGCTTGAGGCAAACAAGAAGTCATTG GCCTACAGAGTGAAGACTCCACCTTCTGCCGAAAAGCCAGCACTGTGGGGAAACGGCAGCACCTGCCTGGAagcacagacagacagctggGATGGAATCGATCTCCTT AGTCCAGCTGCTAATGAGTCGCCAAGAAACTCCTTGAAGTTGGCTGCAATCAGAAGAATGAGAGCTGCTGGTTGGACCGCTGTTATCGGCTcggacagaaagaagaagaggaccAGTGAGAAGATCTTCCAGTGA